The following coding sequences are from one Kogia breviceps isolate mKogBre1 chromosome X, mKogBre1 haplotype 1, whole genome shotgun sequence window:
- the RLIM gene encoding E3 ubiquitin-protein ligase RLIM: MESSDSNDKGSGDQSAAQRRSQMDRLDREEAFYQFVNNLSEEDYRLMRDNNLLGTPGESTEEELLRRLQQIKEGPPPQNSDENRGGDSSDDVSNGDSIIDWLNSVRQTGNTTRSGQRGNQSWRAVSRTNPNSGDFRFSLEINVNRNNGSQNPENENELSARRSSGESMDNNSQRQVENPRSESTSARPPRSERNSTESLTGEAPPTRGQRRARSRSPDHRRTRARAERSRSPLHPMSEIPRRSHHSISSQTFEHPLVNETEGSSRTRHHVTLRQQISGPDLLSRGLFAASGTRNASQGAGSSDTTGSGESTGSGQRPPTIVLDLQVRRVRPGEYRQRDSIASRTRSRSQTPNNTVTYESERGGFRRTFSRSERAGVRTYVSTIRIPIRRILNTGLSETTSVAIQTMLRQIMTGFGELSYFMYSDSDSEPSGSVSSRNMERSESRNGRGGSGGSSSSGSSSSSSSSSSSSSSSSSSPSSSSSGESSETSSEVFEGSNEGSSSSGSSGARREGRHRAPVTFDESGSLPFLSLAQFFLLNEDDDDQPRGLTKEQIDNLAMRSFGENDALKTCSVCITEYTEGNKLRKLPCSHEYHVHCIDRWLSENSTCPICRRAVLASGNRESVV, encoded by the exons ATGGAAAGCTCAGATTCTAACGATAAAGGAAGCGGTGATCAGTCTGCAGCACAGCGCAGAAGTCAGATGGACCGATTGGATCGGGAAGAAGCTTTCTATCAATTTGTAAATAACCTCAGTGAAGAAGATTATAGGCTTATGAGGGATAACAATTTGCTAGGCACCCCAG gtGAAAGTACTGAGGAAGAGTTGCTGAGAAGACTACAACAAATTAAAGAGGGCCCACCACCACAAAACTCAGATGAAAATAGAG gtggaGACTCTTCAGATGATGTATCTAATGGTGACTCTATAATAGACTGGCTTAACTCCGTCAGACAAACTGGAAATACGACAAGAAGTGGGCAAAGAGGTAACCAATCTTGGAGAGCAGTGAGCCGGACTAATCCAAACAGCGGTGATTTCAGATTCAGTTTAGAGATCAATGTTAACCGTAATAATGGGAGCCAAAATCCAGAGAATGAAAATGAGCTATCTGCAAGACGTTCTAGTGGAGAAAGTATGGACAACAACAGCCAAAGGCAAGTGGAAAATCCACGATCTGAATCAACATCTGCAAGGCCACCCAGATCAGAACGAAATTCAACTGAATCATTAACAGGAGAAGCCCCACCAACCAGAGGTCAGAGAAGGGCAAGAAGTAGGAGCCCAGACCATCGGAGAACCCGAGCAAGAGCTGAAAGAAGTAGATCACCTCTGCATCCAATGAGTGAAATTCCACGAAGATCTCATCATAGTATCTCATCTCAGACTTTTGAGCATCCTTTGGTAAATGAGACTGAGGGAAGTTCTAGAACCCGGCACCACGTGACATTGAGACAGCAAATAAGTGGACCTGACTTGCTAAGTAGAGGTCTCTTTGCAGCTTCTGGAACCAGAAATGCCTCACAAGGAGCAGGGTCTTCAGATACAACTGGCAGTGGTGAATCTACAGGATCAGGCCAGAGACCTCCAACCATAGTCCTTGATCTTCAAGTAAGAAGAGTTCGTCCTGGAGAATATCGGCAGAGAGATAGCATAGCTAGCAGAACTCGTTCAAGGTCTCAGACGCCAAACAACACTGTCACTTATGAAAGTGAACGAGGAGGTTTTAGGCGTACGTTTTCACGTTCTGAGCGAGCAGGTGTGAGAACCTATGTCAGTACCATCAGAATTCCGATTCGTAGAATCTTAAATACTGGTTTAAGTGAGACTACATCTGTTGCAATTCAGACCATGTTAAGGCAGATAATGACAGGTTTTGGTGAGTTAAGCTACTTTATGTACAGTGATAGTGATTCAGAGCCTAGTGGCTCAGTCTCGAGTCGAAATATGGAAAGGTCAGAGTCACGGAATGGAAGAGGGGGTTCTGGTGGTAGTAGCAGTTCTGGTTCGAGTTCCAGTTCAAGTTCCAGTTCTAGTTCCAGTTCTAGTTCCAGTTCCAGTCCTAGTTCCAGTTCCAGTGGTGAAAGTTCAGAGACTAGCTCAGAGGTATTTGAAGGCAGTAATGAAGGAAGCTCATCATCAGGCTCATCAGGTGCCAGGCGAGAGGGTCGACACAGGGCCCCAGTAACATTTGATGAAAGTGGCTCTTTGCCCTTCCTTAGTCTGGCTCAGTTTTTCCTCTTAAATGAGGATGATGATGACCAACCTAGAGGACTCACCAAAGAACAGATTGACAACTTGGCAATGAGAAGTTTTGGTGAAAACGATGCATTAAAAACCTGTAGTGTTTGCATTACAGAATACACAGAAGGCAACAAACTTCGTAAACTACCTTGTTCCCATGAGTACCATGTCCACTGCATCGATCGCTGGTTATCTGAGAATTCTACTTGTCCTATATGTCGCAGAGCAGTCTTAGCTTCTGGTAACAGAGAAAGCGTTGTGTGA